Proteins encoded together in one Lathyrus oleraceus cultivar Zhongwan6 chromosome 5, CAAS_Psat_ZW6_1.0, whole genome shotgun sequence window:
- the LOC127088020 gene encoding uncharacterized protein LOC127088020, which produces MGKRNSRSKAAAMFDSDDDSSVTSSSTARSDLMSVSGTEDVQFDQDSVLDQALDALDEKRGSTRENAFSTIIDAFKSNMQHQFVEKKFATLLHQCLASIKKGSKKASAKEITLASHAIGCLALTVGCSDNAREILEDSVGPLDESLARSTDVMKAPSLLDCLAIITFVGGNAQEETERSMDIMWRVIHPKLGSNVVAVKPSAQLITAVVSAWSFLLSTVGNLKLNSKNWQSSISYLSSLLDKEDRSVRIAAGEALALIFEIGAIDKFNANDATQEESKPQESYIFLQGLKGKVINQCKNLSVEAGGKGSAKKDLNNQRNLFKDILDFFEDGYAPEISMKIGGDSLQTSSWSQMIQLNFIKHFLGGGFIKHMQDNEFLHDVFGFTPKKKHLNNGEHRMSGGEKRMFKSPNSVLNKARTQLLNKQRVLSEGRNFGHYSVSMVDDET; this is translated from the exons ATGGGAAAAC GTAATTCTCGTAGTAAAGCTGCTGCAATGTTTGATAGCGATGATGATAGTAGCGTGACTTCATCATCAACTGCTCGATCTGATCTCATGTCTGTTTCTGGTACCGAAGATGttcaatttgatcaagattcTGTACTTGATCAAGCTCTTGATGCTTTGGATGAAAAAAG GGGTTCCACGAGGGAAAACGCTTTTTCAACCATAATTGATGCTTTTAAGAGCAATATGCAACATCAGTTTGTTGAAAAAAA GTTTGCGACTTTATTGCATCAGTGTCTTGCTTCAATAAAAAAGGGATCTAAGAAGGCGTCTGCCAAGGAGATAACTCTGGCATCTCATGCCATTG GTTGTTTGGCCTTGACAGTTGGATGTAGTGATAATGCACGCGAGATTTTAGAAGATTCTGTTGGTCCTTTGGATGAATCACTTGCTAGAAGTACAGATGTTATGAAGGCACCGTCG TTGCTGGACTGCTTGGCTATAATCACCTTTGTTGGAGGGAATGCTCAAGAAGAAACAGAGCGATCAATGGACATAATGTGGCGTGTAATCCATCCCAAATTAGGTTCCAAT GTAGTTGCAGTCAAACCTTCTGCTCAATTAATAACTGCTGTAGTGTCTGCATGGTCTTTTCTCCTCTCTACCGTGGGCAATTTGAAGCTGAATTCAAAAAATTGGCAAAG TTCAATATCTTATTTATCTAGTCTTCTAGATAAAGAAGATAGGTCAGTAAGAATTGCTGCTGGTGAAGCACTGGCTCTAATTTTTGAGATTGGAGCTATAGATAAATTtaatgcaaatgatgcaactCAAGAAGAGAGTAAGCCCCAGGAAAGTTACATATTTTTACAAGGATTAAAAGGAAAAGTGATAAATCAATGCAAAAATCTTTCTGTGGAGGCTGGTGGAAAAGGTTCTGCTAAGAAAGATCTTAATAATCAGAGGAACCTGTTCAAAGATATCTTGGATTTTTTTGAG GATGGTTACGCCCCTGAAATTTCAATGAAGATTGGTGGTGATTCTCTACAGACATCCTCCTGGTCCCAAATGATACAG CTAAATTTCATCAAGCACTTCCTTGGAGGAGGATTCATTAAACATATGCAG GACAACGAATTTCTACATGATGTCTTCGGTTTCACACCCAAGAAAAAACATCTTAACAACGGAGAACACAGAATGTCTGGTGGTGAAAAG AGGATGTTCAAGTCACCAAATTCTGTTTTGAACAAGGCTAGGACCCAATTACTTAATAAACAGCGGGTATTATCAGAG GGCAGGAACTTCGGGCATTATTCAGTCAGTATGGTTGATGATGAGACATGA